One stretch of Arachis hypogaea cultivar Tifrunner chromosome 20, arahy.Tifrunner.gnm2.J5K5, whole genome shotgun sequence DNA includes these proteins:
- the LOC112783302 gene encoding calmodulin-like protein 2 — MGITEACSRFIVDFLQAFKHSSPPSSIHDELDHNHHSPDCKPQNSLKLDDNTVRALMTVFGMQNNGRIKKENARRVVEKLGLVHDKDNNNKASSSPSRFELHGDGGLLEGDEVPVEEVLGDLEDMSKRNELLHEAFKIFDEDGDGYIDAMELKRVLDCLGLDKGWDMNTIEKMVKVVDLNLDGKVDFGEFELMMG, encoded by the coding sequence ATGGGCATAACAGAAGCATGTTCAAGGTTCATTGTTGACTTCTTGCAAGCATTCAAACACTCATCACCACCAAGCTCAATTCATGATGAGCTTGATCACAATCACCATAGCCCTGATTGCAAGCCCCAGAATTCGCTAAAGCTCGATGACAACACGGTTCGCGCCCTCATGACTGTGTTTGGCATGCAAAACAATGGAAGaatcaagaaagaaaatgctAGAAGAGTTGTGGAGAAGCTTGGTTTGGTGCATGACAAAGATAATAACAACAAGGCCTCATCATCACCATCAAGATTTGAGCTTCATGGTGATGGTGGATTGTTGGAGGGCGATGAAGTGCCGGTAGAAGAGGTTCTTGGTGATTTGGAGGACATGTCAAAGCGCAATGAGCTCTTGCATGAAGCATTCAAGATCTTTGATGAGGATGGAGATGGTTACATTGATGCAATGGAGTTGAAGAGGGTGCTAGATTGTCTTGGTTTGGATAAAGGTTGGGACATGAACACAATTGAGAAGATGGTTAAGGTTGTTGATTTGAATCTTGATGGCAAGGTTGACTTTGGTGAGTTTGAGTTGATGATGGGATAG